A single region of the Polyodon spathula isolate WHYD16114869_AA chromosome 5, ASM1765450v1, whole genome shotgun sequence genome encodes:
- the tmem200a gene encoding transmembrane protein 200A yields MIATGGVITGLAALKRQDSARSQHRLPLPTPPSPQEKKRAKRKPRADVVVVRGKIRLNSPSGFFLILGILISMIGIAMAVLGYWPQKEHDLTAESKLSTNDTQVTRDHGGMVAQFFEQHLHSEKMKMLGPFTMGIGIFIFICANAILHENRDKETKVIHMRDIYSTVIDIHSLRIKEQKYMNGAYSGPVGESEVKMYENQCASKLAANTLLTFSGLGNDARVTQQESSIEDYGLANEAKGHSCLLLPIRKEGSGSVFHLQTEINRLKDDKNISSKKCETKSIVSSSISAFTLPVIKLNNCVIDEPDIDNITEDSELSRGKSRQPSMDSLAVPSMDISETYKPPNPLLLRSNSATESPTFSSQSSLSPGSASGRYLSPGVARKDFGSNTSLHMLSAHSKSLDLDRGPSMLTVKPEQRKHPSWPRLDRSNSKGYTKLEDNEDPMDRLLVPQASNKRDYTKKEKLLMISRSHNNLSFEHDEFMSNTLKRGTSETRF; encoded by the coding sequence ATGATAGCAACTGGGGGTGTAATAACAGGTCTGGCAGCCTTAAAGAGGCAGGACTCGGCCAGATCCCAGCACCGTCTGCCTTTGCCTACACCACCTTCTCCCCAAGAGAAAAAGAGAGCGAAGCGGAAGCCCCGGGCAGACGTGGTGGTTGTTAGGGGCAAGATCAGATTAAACTCCCCTTCTGGGTTTTTTCTTATTCTTGGGATATTGATCTCAATGATCGGGATTGCAATGGCGGTGCTTGGTTACTGGCCTCAAAAGGAGCATGACCTAACAGCAGAATCCAAACTATCAACTAACGACACACAGGTTACACGGGACCATGGCGGGATGGTAGCTCAGTTTTTTGAGCAGCACTTGCAttctgaaaaaatgaaaatgctgggACCTTTCACCATGGGCATCggcatctttatttttatttgtgctaATGCCATACTACACGAGAACAGAGACAAGGAAACCAAAGTGATACACATGAGAGATATCTACTCCACTGTTATTGACATACACAGCTTGAGGATCAAAGAACAGAAGTACATGAATGGGGCCTACAGTGGTCCAGTTGGGGAATCTGAGGTGAAAATGTATGAGAACCAATGTGCTTCAAAGTTAGCTGCTAATACTCTGTTGACTTTCTCTGGCCTTGGTAATGATGCCAGGGTGACACAGCAAGAGAGCTCTATTGAGGATTATGGTTTAGCTAATGAAGCCAAGGGGCACTCATGCCTCCTACTTCCAATACGCAAAGAAGGATCTGGTTCTGTCTTTCACCTCCAGACAGAAATTAACAGGTTAAAAGATGACAAAAATATTAGCTCTAAAAAATGTGAAACCAAGTCTATTGTCTCATCTTCAATTAGCGCTTTCACACTTCctgtaattaaactaaataaCTGTGTGATTGATGAGCCTGATATAGATAACATAACAGAGGACTCTGAGTTAAGCAGAGGTAAATCTCGACAGCCTTCTATGGATTCCCTAGCAGTTCCTTCAATGGATATCAGTGAAACATACAAACCTCCCAACCCTCTGCTTCTAAGGAGCAACTCAGCTACAGAGTCCCCAACCTTCTCATCCCAATCCTCCCTCTCTCCAGGATCAGCCAGTGGGAGATACTTATCTCCTGGAGTTGCCCGGAAAGATTTTGGGTCCAATACTTCTCTCCACATGCTGTCTGCCCATTCCAAATCCTTAGATTTAGATAGAGGACCTTCCATGTTAACTGTTAAGCCTGAACAAAGGAAACATCCAAGCTGGCCAAGGCTGGACCGCAGCAACAGCAAAGGCTACACAAAACTCGAGGATAATGAGGATCCAATGGACAGATTGCTGGTCCCACAGGCATCTAACAAAAGGGATTATACTAAAAAGGAAAAACTGCTTATGATCTCAAGGTCTCACAATAACCTGAGCTTTGAACATGATGAATTTATGAGCAACACCTTAAAGCGAGGAACATCAGAAACAAGGTtctaa